The window GCAGCAACACGGGCCGCCGAGCTGTTTTCGCCGTCGATGGCCGAGGCGTCGGCTTCGGCGACTTGAATACGCATGTGGCGTTCGGCGTCTTTCACCGAGGCTTCGCGTTCGAAGGCCGCTTGCTTCTCACCCACCGCCTGATCTTTTTCGAGGGCCGCGACGCGCACGAGCTGATCGCGCTGCGCTTCGCGAGTACCGATGGCTTGTTCCTTGCGGGCGTTCGAAACCTGAATCGACTTATCGCGCTCGGCAGCGGCGACGCGAGTTTCACCCATCTTTTCATTGTCAGCCACGTCACCGCGGGCCTGTTGAATCGCCAGCGAAGCCGCCTTCTGACCGATGGCGTCGATGTAGCCCGACTCGTCGGTGATATCGGTGATATTCACGTTGATCAGCGTGAGGCCGATCTTGGCGAGTTCCGGTTCGAGTGAGTGCTGCACGTGTTCGAGGAACTTATCGCGGTCGCGGTTGATCTCTTCGATACCCATCGAAGCAATCACCTGGCGCAGCTGGCCGAAGATCATTTCTTCCGCTTGCTTGCGAACTTCTTGCACCGACAAACCGAGCAAGCGGACGGCAGCGTTCTGCATCACGTCGGGCTTGGTATCGATCGCGACGGTGAACACGCTAGGAACGTTGACGCGGATGTTTTCCGACGACAGCGCGCCGCGGAGCGGCACTTCGATCTGGATGGGCTCGAGGCTCAGGTAGGCATAGTCTTGCACCAGCGGCCACACAAAGGCAGCGCCGCCGTGAATTGTCTTGCTGGCCTGGCCACCTTTGCCGGTGCGGCCAAAGATGACGAGCACGCGGTTGCTGGGGCAGCGCTTGAACTGCTTGAGCAGCGTGATGATAAAGCCGAAGAACAAGATCGCCACAAAGACGATGATGATGCCCAGCAAGCCAGCCATCGTGGCCACATCGGCCAGCAGCAGAGTTCCTGACATGACGTTTTCTCCCGAGTATGTGTTCATTTTCAGTTAGGTTCTTGTGGTCTGCGCAGGTTCGGGCGCAGCTCCGGCCGGGCCGGTTCCAGGCAGCGATCTGAGTGAGCTATAAGATTCGCAAGCGGTCACGGCCTGCGATTATTTTGCGATCGGGTTTCAATGCCGCGTCTTAGGCCGACTTGGCGAGCGGCATGACTTCGAGCACGTCTCCCGCCACGCCGACCACGCGCACGTGAGTGCCAGTCGGCAAGCGATCGGCGGCGTCGGTCACCGCGGGATATTCCAGCAGCCGGTTTTGCAACCGCAGCTGAATCTTGCCCGCCTTCGATTTGCCGCCGGGAATCGGAATGTAGACGGTCGCTTCCTGGCCAATCGCCCGTTGGATGCGAACGGTCCCATCTTCCCCCAAACGGCCGATCAAGCGCATGATCCAGTGTACCCCATACATAGCGCCCAGGCCGCTAATTGTCCCCACGACGAGCTGCAAAGGCAGCCCCACGCCACCCTGCTGAGCGGCCAATCCGGCTAAACCGAAGAACGTACTGGCCGCGACCAGCGTGCGGAACGAAATGACTCCAAACAACCAAGTCGAGACATGATCGTGGCTGTGATCCTGCGCGGCATCGCCCGCAGGATCGCTACTCGCCTCACCGCCGTGAAAATCGCCCCCATGATCCACCGACAGATCGTCCGGCACATCATGATTTCCGCCCAGCCCCACCAGCGTGAGCACAAACTGGCAAATCAGAACCGTGCCCCCGGCCACCGCGAAGAAGAGAAACAGATAAGTCATGGCTTGGCTCCGTGGAGTCTCGTCACCCCGATTGGCGACTTGTCGTTAGTTGTTGCGTTGGCAGTACTTCGTCGCTGTCTACCAATTATTGCCGCAAAATCGCCGATTCGCGAACGCGGTGAAACTCGAAGCCGCAGCGAGTGATCTCGCGTCGACGTAAGTCGCACTTCACCGACGACTTACGCCCGTTAAGTCCCTGGCCGAAGCTGCGTCGCATCGCCCCTCTCCATCAGCGGCAAGCCAGGCAATCCGCACAACCCAGGTCGTACAACACTGTTTTCAGAATTTGAAACCCACTAAGAGCATTATCCAGAAACACGTTACGCCAAATCGACCTGTTTTTCTCACAACACTTCACAACAGTTTTTCATCGCTTTACAACACATTCCGCATTGTCTCACCACTACTTCCACATCACTTGGCTACCACTTCGCTGTCGATTCACAACCATTTTCCCCACCTCGCCGCGTTTTTGGGGTCAGCAGACGCACCAAGAAATAGCTACAAGCGACCGACCAAGCGAGTCAATCGCCGATTTCAATCCCAACCGTTTTGCCAAACAAATGCCGTCACCTCGCGGTAACAAATAATATACATTAGTTCACTAATTGTCAAGTTCATTTTTGGGCTTGGCAGCGTGCCTAGTCTGATTGCCGATAAACCTTCGCCGCCGCCACATAATGCTCTGCGGCATGTCGAATCTGGGCGGTGTGACGTTCACTCACAGGACGAACAACTTTGCCCGGGTTGCCCAGGACGATGCTTCCCGGCGGCACTTCCATTCCTTCGAGCACGACGGCACCGACGCCCACGATGCTGCCGCGGCCGATCCGCGCACCGTTCATTACCACGGCTCGCATGCCGATCATCACGTCGTCTTCCAAGATGGCCCCATGCACGATCGCGCCATGGCCGAGCGTCACGCGCTCGCCGAGCACGCACGGCTTGCCTGGATCCGCATGCAAGATGCAACCGTCCTGCACGTTGGTACCGGCGCCGATCGTGATGGCTTCGCTGTCGCCGCGAATCACCGCGTTGAACCAAACGCTGGTCTCGGCGGCAAGCGTGACGTTGCCGATAACAACCGCCCCAGTGGCGATGAACGCCGATTCGTGAACCAGTTCGGGGCGATGGCGGGTTTGTTGTGGATCGATGGTCATAATTTCTATCGGGCTGTGCTTTTGCTCAATATGAACGGACTCCACTGAGCTTGCTCAGTGGTGAAACGATTTTGCACCAGCCACGATCGGAAGGATCTTTGCCCCCACCGACCTTGCTCGGTGGAGCATGTGTTGAACCGCCACGTGAAATCATTCGCTCCACCGACGCAAGGTCGGTGGGGGCGAGGCCGCTAGAGATAAAACTAGCTAGTGCAAAATCACGGCTCCACTGAGCAAGCTCGGTGGGGGCCAATTCGCTCGTTTGCATCGCGACTGTCTCTATCGCACGAACGTAACAAGCGTTAGTTTAGCGGCATGACGCGGGAACTACCTACGATTGCTCGGGCGGCGGAACTGATTCGCGAAGGGGAGATTCGACCGCTCGATCTGGTCGAGCTCTGCCTGGCCAATATCGATCGCCACGAATCGGCTGTGCAAGCCTGGGTCTCGGTCGACCGGGCCGGCGCGCTGAAAGAAGCCGAACGCCTCGGCCGTTTGCTGGCGCGGGGCGATGAACCGACCAGCCCCCTCTTCGGCATTCCGCTGGCCATCAAAGACATTATCGATGTCGCCGGTTGGCCGACGAAATGTGGCTCGCCCTTGCGAGGTTCGCAGCCCGCGCTCAAAGATGCTCCCGCCGTCGCCGCCCTCCGCGAAGCCGGCGCGATTTTTCTCGGCAAAACAGTCACGACGGAGTTCGCTTCGTTTGATCCGCCGATCACTAAAAATCCTTGGAACCTCGCTCACACTCCCGGCGGCAGTAGCAGCGGCAGTGCAGCCGCGACCTCGCTCGAAATGTGCTTCGGTGCCCTCGGCACGCAAACCGGCGGTTCAATCATTCGGCCGGCGTCGTTTTGCGGCGTGTCGGGTTTCAAACCCCCCTTCGGCGAAGTGAGCCTCGAGCAAATCGAGCCCCTCGCCTTCCATCTCGATCACGTCGGCCCGATCGCGCGACGAGTTTCCGATCTCTATTTGATCTATCAGCAGCTCGCCGCCCGCGCGAGTGGCGGCGTCGAAGCGACGGTCACGCGGCCGTGGGCCGAACACGATCTCGAGTATTGGCTTGAGTGCTACAGCGTCTATCGCACACTGTTCGTCGTCGAAGGGCCGCTGCTGAATGCCGCCGATGAGCAAGTTCGC is drawn from Anatilimnocola floriformis and contains these coding sequences:
- a CDS encoding flotillin family protein codes for the protein MSGTLLLADVATMAGLLGIIIVFVAILFFGFIITLLKQFKRCPSNRVLVIFGRTGKGGQASKTIHGGAAFVWPLVQDYAYLSLEPIQIEVPLRGALSSENIRVNVPSVFTVAIDTKPDVMQNAAVRLLGLSVQEVRKQAEEMIFGQLRQVIASMGIEEINRDRDKFLEHVQHSLEPELAKIGLTLINVNITDITDESGYIDAIGQKAASLAIQQARGDVADNEKMGETRVAAAERDKSIQVSNARKEQAIGTREAQRDQLVRVAALEKDQAVGEKQAAFEREASVKDAERHMRIQVAEADASAIDGENSSAARVAASQAELAIKKAEAYERGEGRRKQAEANVMEIQNIAMAKAAVAEAERVEAEQRAKLEAPAKAQKAKQIVDSEAIAEKRRIEAKAEADAIFLKLEAEARGQYEILAKKGEGLKQIVAACGGSNQAFQMLMLEHLDNLAEASAKAISNIKFDKVVVWEGGGGTDGRSSTANFLSGMAKSLPPMMQVMRDIGGVELPESLVKLGSDASPVSSAEVPVSRNGDTPAKAKA
- a CDS encoding gamma carbonic anhydrase family protein yields the protein MTIDPQQTRHRPELVHESAFIATGAVVIGNVTLAAETSVWFNAVIRGDSEAITIGAGTNVQDGCILHADPGKPCVLGERVTLGHGAIVHGAILEDDVMIGMRAVVMNGARIGRGSIVGVGAVVLEGMEVPPGSIVLGNPGKVVRPVSERHTAQIRHAAEHYVAAAKVYRQSD
- a CDS encoding amidase, giving the protein MTRELPTIARAAELIREGEIRPLDLVELCLANIDRHESAVQAWVSVDRAGALKEAERLGRLLARGDEPTSPLFGIPLAIKDIIDVAGWPTKCGSPLRGSQPALKDAPAVAALREAGAIFLGKTVTTEFASFDPPITKNPWNLAHTPGGSSSGSAAATSLEMCFGALGTQTGGSIIRPASFCGVSGFKPPFGEVSLEQIEPLAFHLDHVGPIARRVSDLYLIYQQLAARASGGVEATVTRPWAEHDLEYWLECYSVYRTLFVVEGPLLNAADEQVRKVTSAALDRLKSSFEVRPLGLPRAFEKVVAWHRTIMAVEAAEHHRQQFAAQPDKFGPRISSLMREGLATSAVDYAEALRMQENVRNELAQLLHVQGDLLGCLVMPSTTTPAPDTSSTGGPEFNSPWSYLGLPTITIPCGLAENGLPCGLQFIAFTSPQVFAMAGMCERILHQYARPAMLET